The genomic interval TTCTGAAGCTCTCGTAAAAATGAGCAGCGAGTCCTCGCCAGCAACAATGGGAAATGGTGCACTgcatgcattttttattttagcagCTCTTTTCTGGCCATTCCAGACTgcataaaacaaagaaaactcaTTTTCCTCCCTTTCTGTACATGACCTCACTAAATCATGCTGTTTAAACTCTctaaatttctctctctctttcttcttcttagGCCTGTCAACCAGTAAAGCCAGTCAAAGCTCCAGGTGGGAGATGAGTAGGCGGAGCATGACAGATGGGCGGAGTTGGCAATGTGTCTGAAATCGAATGATGGTTTCCATGGAGACAGATGGCAGCATCACCGAGGGTCCTGGACTCATACAGACGAGTGATGGTGTGGGGGCAGGCCTGGCTGAGCAGGAGGGGGCGTGGCTCGGCTTCCGGGCCACAGTGAGcgctgtgctgctgctggagcTGTTGTTGGGAGTGGGCGGGAACCTGACGGTATTGGTGTTATACTGTGGTCACTGCAGCCTTCTGGAATCTGTCAGCCATGCCGTCACTCTCAGCCTCCATATGCTTGACCTGCTGCTCTGCTTGCTCTGCCTGCCCGTCACAGCCACTCTCCTCCTTCTGGGTGGGGCCTCCATTCCTCACCACACCCTGCTATGCTGCCTCCATGAATCAGCAGCCACCTTCGCCAGTGTGGGAACAGCACTCAACCTGCTGCTCATTAGCCTTGACCGCTACGACATCAGTGTCCGGCCGGCAAACCGCCTGCTTACGCCGCGGAGAGCAACCTTCTTGCTGACTGGAGTGTGGGTGGTGTCTTTAACTGTGCCCCTCTTGCCATTTGTTGAGGCAGGGTTTGTGTCTGGGCTTTCAGAAGGAATAGCTGTTCATACTAACAGCACTGTGCTGTGTTCTGAATGGGTGGGCACTCTGCAAGCTCACCTCCTGTTGCAGGTGCCTGTGTTCTTGTGCTCTCTGGCTGTAATGCTATTTACATACACGCGCATCCTGCAAGCTCTGCGCATTCGCATCGGACACCCACCCAGATCCCAGCGTGATGCCCGGCGGCCAGCCCGGCGCCTTTGGCAGAAACGCAAGAGGTCAGGGAGGTCATCAGATCACACCACAAGGACTACGCCCATCTCCCCTCCTCCTCTATCCACTGGACCACTAGTGGCCTCGGACACCATTACCACAGTGACCATCAATACAGAGACCAACACGCCCTCTGTAAACACACCGCTGAGTCCCACCCCAACTATATCCATAGTGACCACACCCTTGGGTTCCACACCTAGCATAGGCTTATCATTGGTAACAACACCCCTGAGTCCTAGTCCTACATTACAGAGCATGACCACAGCTCTACACCT from Hoplias malabaricus isolate fHopMal1 chromosome 3, fHopMal1.hap1, whole genome shotgun sequence carries:
- the LOC136692605 gene encoding G-protein coupled receptor 22, which gives rise to MMVSMETDGSITEGPGLIQTSDGVGAGLAEQEGAWLGFRATVSAVLLLELLLGVGGNLTVLVLYCGHCSLLESVSHAVTLSLHMLDLLLCLLCLPVTATLLLLGGASIPHHTLLCCLHESAATFASVGTALNLLLISLDRYDISVRPANRLLTPRRATFLLTGVWVVSLTVPLLPFVEAGFVSGLSEGIAVHTNSTVLCSEWVGTLQAHLLLQVPVFLCSLAVMLFTYTRILQALRIRIGHPPRSQRDARRPARRLWQKRKRSGRSSDHTTRTTPISPPPLSTGPLVASDTITTVTINTETNTPSVNTPLSPTPTISIVTTPLGSTPSIGLSLVTTPLSPSPTLQSMTTALHLNPPTSSITSAITTSIKCSTATPLHPNAAISTITSPLNSNPVISITATPLSPNSDISIITSPLSPNPTSSIATPLTPTPTVSLATTPLSPARAHNPPSVGVGASVSAILALRRAVRRHRDRRERQKRVFRMSVIIILSFLVCWAPLSITPLLLLAIGPSDWLERLRLCFLVLAYWTVVLHPLLYAFTRQKLRKVLHTRLRRLRTNNTHTLIQTNTRNRRKHRADCSDATDRCQTEATRD